The following are encoded together in the Bacillus cereus group sp. RP43 genome:
- a CDS encoding amino acid permease, with amino-acid sequence MKETPIKTRNSLFSFSSNSQPSELRRELGMRHLTMISIGGSIGTGLFIASGNTIHTAGPGGAIIAYLLMGCIVYLLMTSLGEMAAYMPTSGSFSTYAAKFVDPAFGFAIGWNYWFSWTITLAVEISSGAILMKYWFPYSPSILWSALFILFMFGINILSVKHYGEMEFWLSLVKVITIVTFIILGIATIFGIFKGNPIGFHNLTIGDAPFHGGILSIFSVFMIAGFSFQGTEMVGVVAGESKAPEKHIPKAVRQIFWRILLFYILTICIIGVIIPYTDQNLVNNDISNITMSPFTLVFEKIGFAFAASIMNAVILISVLSAGNSGMYVATRMLWVMAKEGKAPNCLKKVNKQGIPINALLMTTAVSIVAFAASLFGEGQAFIWLLNASGLCGFIAWLGIAISHYRFRQAFLHQEKNLNKLPYQAKWYPIGPILAFVICTIIILGQNYSAFMGSHVDWYEVLATYIGLLLFLVFWFGYKIIKKTKVIPLQQVNLDHDNH; translated from the coding sequence TTGAAAGAAACACCCATAAAAACGAGAAATTCACTTTTTTCTTTTTCTTCTAACTCCCAGCCTTCTGAATTAAGAAGAGAATTAGGGATGAGACATTTAACAATGATTTCTATAGGTGGAAGCATTGGAACTGGGTTATTTATTGCAAGTGGAAATACGATTCATACAGCAGGACCTGGTGGGGCAATTATAGCTTATTTGTTGATGGGTTGTATTGTTTACCTGTTGATGACCAGCTTGGGAGAGATGGCAGCGTATATGCCTACATCTGGTTCTTTTAGTACATATGCTGCTAAATTTGTAGATCCTGCATTTGGTTTTGCGATTGGTTGGAATTACTGGTTTAGCTGGACTATTACTCTTGCAGTTGAAATTTCATCAGGAGCTATTCTTATGAAATATTGGTTTCCATATAGTCCATCTATTCTTTGGAGTGCGTTATTCATACTGTTTATGTTTGGAATTAATATTCTTTCAGTGAAGCATTATGGAGAAATGGAGTTTTGGCTTTCACTTGTAAAAGTTATTACTATAGTCACGTTTATTATATTAGGAATAGCCACGATATTCGGAATTTTCAAAGGGAATCCTATTGGATTTCACAATCTAACAATTGGAGACGCACCGTTTCATGGAGGTATTCTTTCCATTTTTAGTGTGTTTATGATTGCGGGGTTTTCCTTCCAAGGTACAGAAATGGTCGGAGTTGTAGCTGGAGAAAGTAAGGCTCCTGAAAAGCATATTCCAAAAGCTGTGCGGCAAATCTTTTGGAGAATTCTCTTATTTTACATACTTACCATTTGCATAATTGGAGTCATAATTCCCTATACAGATCAGAATCTAGTTAACAATGACATTAGTAATATTACAATGAGTCCCTTTACCCTAGTTTTTGAGAAAATTGGATTCGCATTTGCAGCTTCTATTATGAATGCGGTTATCTTGATATCTGTTCTATCAGCTGGTAATTCTGGAATGTATGTTGCAACCCGAATGTTATGGGTAATGGCAAAAGAAGGGAAAGCTCCAAATTGCTTAAAAAAAGTAAATAAACAAGGTATTCCTATTAATGCTTTACTTATGACAACGGCTGTGTCAATCGTAGCGTTTGCAGCTTCTTTATTTGGAGAAGGGCAAGCATTTATATGGCTTTTGAATGCTTCAGGACTTTGTGGATTTATTGCATGGTTAGGAATTGCTATAAGCCATTATCGTTTTCGTCAGGCTTTTTTACATCAAGAAAAGAATTTAAATAAGCTCCCGTATCAAGCAAAGTGGTATCCCATCGGTCCTATTTTGGCTTTTGTAATATGTACTATTATTATTTTAGGGCAGAATTATTCAGCCTTTATGGGATCACATGTCGATTGGTATGAAGTGCTTGCTACTTATATTGGTTTACTACTGTTTCTTGTATTTTGGTTCGGCTATAAAATTATAAAAAAAACAAAGGTGATTCCATTACAACAAGTCAATTTAGATCATGATAATCATTAA
- a CDS encoding MgtC/SapB family protein: MELDILLRLLVAILVGAMIGLERQWHNCIAGLRTNILVSVGAALFVLLSVLTPTDNTPTRIASQIVSGIGFLGAGVIMKDGLTVRGLDTAATLWCSAAVGTLAGSGYLLIAITGTILIVSINSLLRPVSKWISEKSEKGFKYSQQVTSLSYRVKHKSSEKKDC; the protein is encoded by the coding sequence ATGGAACTAGACATTCTACTTAGGTTACTTGTAGCAATACTTGTTGGAGCAATGATTGGATTAGAGCGCCAATGGCACAATTGCATAGCTGGATTACGTACAAATATACTTGTTTCCGTGGGTGCTGCACTTTTTGTACTATTAAGTGTACTCACTCCAACCGATAATACACCTACAAGAATTGCTTCTCAAATTGTAAGCGGGATTGGTTTTTTAGGTGCTGGAGTTATTATGAAAGATGGATTGACAGTTCGAGGACTGGATACCGCAGCAACTTTATGGTGTTCTGCAGCTGTAGGAACGTTAGCTGGTAGTGGTTATTTACTTATAGCTATAACAGGCACCATTCTTATTGTTAGCATAAATAGTTTACTAAGACCTGTTTCGAAGTGGATTTCCGAAAAATCTGAAAAGGGTTTTAAATATTCCCAACAAGTTACTTCTCTCTCTTATAGAGTAAAACATAAATCATCAGAGAAGAAAGATTGTTAA
- a CDS encoding metalloregulator ArsR/SmtB family transcription factor codes for MCNSNDLDVKAKFIRGFADKTRLQILQCMMDGEKTVSEIVEITQGNQSNVSQHLNCLKGCGIILGRQEGKYVHYSLRNQQIEQLLAMFDVVFHDVQNVVASCDKNDACLSQKGENCHDR; via the coding sequence TTGTGCAACTCAAATGATTTAGATGTAAAAGCAAAGTTCATTCGTGGCTTTGCTGATAAAACAAGACTACAAATTCTTCAATGTATGATGGATGGTGAAAAAACAGTATCTGAAATTGTAGAAATCACCCAAGGAAATCAATCAAACGTATCTCAGCATCTAAATTGTTTAAAAGGATGCGGAATCATTCTAGGTAGACAAGAAGGAAAATACGTCCACTATTCCTTGCGCAATCAGCAAATTGAACAGTTACTCGCTATGTTTGATGTTGTCTTTCATGACGTACAAAATGTAGTAGCGTCATGTGATAAAAACGATGCTTGTTTATCTCAAAAAGGAGAAAACTGTCATGACAGATAA
- a CDS encoding metal ABC transporter ATP-binding protein, with amino-acid sequence MTEAIIVKDLFVSYQGNQVVQNVSFEIEKGKLVGIIGPNGAGKSTLMKAILDLIPNDKGYVRVLGEDIRSARKRIAYVPQRSDIDWDFPITVLDVVLIGTYPSLGMMKRPRKEHRDWAFECLKKVGMEEFKNRQIGELSGGQQQRVFLARALAQKAEIFFLDEPFVGIDVTSEETIIKILRELRKEGKTIVVVHHDLSKAESYFDKLLLLNKSLIHYGEVRQVLEPTVMSKAYVNQGIFFNNPAEVHSS; translated from the coding sequence ATGACTGAGGCTATAATTGTCAAAGATTTATTTGTATCCTATCAAGGGAATCAAGTAGTTCAAAATGTTTCTTTTGAGATTGAAAAAGGAAAGCTCGTTGGGATTATTGGTCCAAACGGAGCAGGAAAGTCGACTTTGATGAAAGCTATTTTAGATTTAATCCCGAATGATAAGGGATATGTTCGGGTTCTTGGAGAGGATATTCGAAGCGCTAGAAAGCGTATTGCGTATGTACCACAAAGAAGTGATATAGATTGGGATTTCCCGATTACAGTTTTAGATGTAGTGCTAATTGGAACGTATCCATCTTTAGGGATGATGAAAAGACCGAGGAAAGAGCATCGAGATTGGGCATTTGAATGTCTAAAAAAAGTCGGAATGGAGGAATTTAAAAATCGCCAAATTGGTGAGCTTTCAGGCGGACAACAACAACGTGTCTTTTTAGCGAGAGCATTAGCACAAAAGGCGGAGATATTTTTCTTAGATGAACCGTTTGTTGGAATTGATGTAACGAGTGAAGAGACAATTATTAAAATTCTTAGAGAATTACGTAAAGAAGGGAAAACAATTGTTGTTGTACATCACGACCTAAGTAAAGCAGAGTCCTATTTTGATAAATTACTATTATTGAATAAGAGCTTAATTCATTACGGGGAAGTACGACAAGTATTAGAACCAACAGTTATGTCAAAAGCATATGTGAATCAAGGAATATTCTTCAATAATCCAGCGGAGGTACATTCATCATGA
- a CDS encoding metal ABC transporter permease, translating into MKIVEFIDALMQYGFLQKALLTSVMVGVICGVIGCFIILRGMALMGDAISHAVLPGVALSYMIGMNYFIGAVLTGVITAVGIGFVSQNSRIKHDMAIGIMFTSVFAVGIILITFMKSSSDLYHILFGNVLSVRSSDMWMTLIIGVVIISLVILFYKELLVSTFDPTMAQSYGLPNKWIHYGLMILLTMVTVASLQTVGIILVVAMLITPAATAYLLTNRLWVMIYLAAGIGALSSVVGLFFSFSYNLASGATIVLVATFLFGLAFFFSPSQGLFWRAIKIRKNRAELS; encoded by the coding sequence ATGAAGATTGTAGAATTTATAGATGCGTTAATGCAGTACGGTTTTCTGCAGAAGGCGTTATTAACTTCCGTGATGGTAGGAGTTATTTGTGGTGTAATTGGATGTTTTATTATTTTACGAGGTATGGCATTAATGGGTGATGCCATTTCACATGCTGTTCTTCCAGGAGTAGCGCTTTCTTATATGATTGGAATGAACTATTTTATAGGAGCAGTTTTAACAGGTGTTATAACTGCAGTTGGAATTGGATTTGTAAGTCAAAATAGTCGAATTAAACATGATATGGCTATAGGGATTATGTTTACATCTGTTTTCGCTGTTGGAATTATTTTAATTACCTTTATGAAGAGTAGTTCTGATTTGTACCATATTTTATTCGGGAATGTTCTATCGGTTCGTTCTTCTGATATGTGGATGACACTTATTATCGGAGTGGTCATTATTAGTCTTGTAATTTTATTTTACAAAGAATTACTTGTATCTACTTTTGATCCAACGATGGCGCAAAGTTATGGATTGCCAAATAAATGGATTCATTATGGCTTAATGATTCTACTTACAATGGTTACAGTTGCTTCACTTCAAACCGTGGGAATTATTTTGGTTGTTGCGATGCTGATCACACCAGCGGCTACAGCGTATTTATTAACAAACCGTTTATGGGTCATGATTTATTTAGCGGCAGGCATTGGTGCGCTTTCATCTGTAGTGGGGTTATTCTTTAGTTTCTCTTATAATCTTGCTTCAGGTGCAACGATAGTTCTTGTTGCAACATTCTTGTTCGGATTAGCATTCTTTTTCTCACCGTCACAAGGTTTGTTTTGGAGAGCTATCAAAATTAGAAAAAATAGAGCAGAGTTGTCATAA
- the mntA gene encoding manganese ABC transporter substrate-binding protein/adhesin MntA: MKFKNILLSVICMFVFALTACSSNTNGKEEGSGKLKVVTTYSIIYDMVKQIGGDKVEIHSLVPIGANPHEYDPLPKDVMKMTDADMVFYNGLNLEEGGAWFKKLLKTANKSEKDAPVYKVSEGVEAIYLETKGLEKEPDPHAWMNINNGIVYAENVKKALIKEDPKNKEFYTKNADKYVAELQKLHDETVNRIHQIPEEKRFLISSEGAFKYFGKAYGIKTGYIWEINSENQGTPDQIRDVVSLIQTNKVPALFVETSVDRRSMETVSKETNVPIAGTIFTDSLGKSGEDGDTYLKMMKWNIDTIINGLQK; the protein is encoded by the coding sequence ATGAAATTTAAAAATATTTTATTATCGGTAATTTGTATGTTCGTATTTGCATTAACAGCGTGTTCTAGTAACACAAATGGAAAAGAAGAGGGTAGTGGAAAATTAAAAGTTGTAACAACATACTCAATTATATATGATATGGTGAAGCAAATTGGTGGAGATAAAGTTGAGATTCATAGTCTTGTTCCAATTGGAGCTAACCCGCATGAATATGATCCGCTACCAAAAGATGTTATGAAAATGACAGATGCAGATATGGTGTTTTACAATGGGCTAAACCTTGAAGAAGGCGGAGCGTGGTTTAAAAAGCTATTGAAAACGGCAAATAAATCAGAGAAAGATGCACCGGTTTATAAAGTAAGTGAAGGTGTAGAAGCTATTTATTTAGAAACAAAAGGATTAGAAAAAGAACCAGACCCACATGCTTGGATGAACATTAACAATGGTATTGTATACGCTGAAAATGTGAAGAAAGCATTAATTAAAGAAGATCCTAAAAATAAAGAGTTCTATACTAAAAATGCCGACAAGTATGTAGCAGAACTTCAAAAATTACATGATGAGACAGTAAACAGAATTCATCAAATCCCGGAGGAAAAACGTTTCTTAATCTCCAGTGAAGGTGCTTTTAAATACTTTGGAAAAGCATATGGTATTAAGACAGGATACATTTGGGAAATTAACTCAGAAAATCAAGGTACACCAGATCAAATTCGAGATGTTGTAAGTTTAATTCAAACAAACAAAGTTCCAGCTCTATTTGTAGAAACTAGTGTAGATCGACGTAGCATGGAAACTGTTTCAAAAGAAACAAACGTACCGATTGCCGGTACAATCTTTACAGACTCACTAGGTAAATCAGGTGAGGATGGAGATACTTATTTGAAAATGATGAAATGGAATATAGATACAATTATTAATGGGTTACAAAAGTAA
- the menA gene encoding 1,4-dihydroxy-2-naphthoate polyprenyltransferase, with amino-acid sequence MGNEKEISSAKLIWKMTRPHTLTATFSPVILGTVASLYVAEIHWLLFIAMMFACLALQIATNLFNEYYDFKRGLDTADSVGIGGGIVRHGLKPKNVLTVALLLYVVAAFIGIYICMNSSWWLVVIGLIGMAVGYLYTGGPLPIAYTPFGELVSGLLMGTCFVLIAFFIQTNTLTIESVLISIPIGILVGAINMSNNIRDIDEDIKGGRKTLAILLGREKAVATLAAAFFIAYLWIVVIVLMGYIGPWALVMFLGLKKPISAIQGFQKGVKEPGYMRIAMKSTAMTNTIFGFLLSVGLLISYLF; translated from the coding sequence ATGGGGAATGAAAAAGAAATTAGTTCCGCTAAATTAATATGGAAGATGACGAGACCACACACATTAACGGCGACGTTTTCTCCTGTAATATTAGGGACTGTGGCATCACTTTATGTTGCCGAGATTCATTGGCTTTTATTTATTGCGATGATGTTTGCATGTTTAGCATTGCAAATAGCAACGAATTTATTTAATGAGTACTATGATTTCAAACGTGGATTAGACACTGCTGATTCTGTTGGAATTGGTGGTGGAATTGTCCGTCATGGATTGAAGCCAAAAAATGTTTTAACAGTTGCGCTTTTATTGTATGTAGTAGCAGCTTTTATTGGCATTTATATTTGTATGAATAGTAGCTGGTGGTTAGTGGTCATTGGTTTAATTGGGATGGCGGTTGGCTATTTATATACAGGTGGTCCATTACCAATTGCGTACACCCCATTTGGAGAATTAGTTTCTGGCTTGTTAATGGGGACATGTTTTGTACTCATTGCTTTCTTTATTCAAACGAATACTTTAACGATTGAAAGTGTATTGATTTCCATTCCAATTGGTATTTTAGTAGGTGCAATCAACATGTCGAATAACATCCGAGATATCGATGAAGATATTAAAGGTGGAAGAAAGACGTTAGCTATCCTCCTTGGGCGAGAGAAAGCAGTGGCAACACTAGCTGCAGCCTTTTTTATTGCTTATTTATGGATCGTTGTGATTGTGTTGATGGGTTATATAGGCCCTTGGGCATTAGTTATGTTCCTAGGTTTGAAAAAGCCAATCTCTGCAATTCAAGGTTTCCAAAAAGGAGTAAAGGAACCTGGATATATGCGCATAGCAATGAAATCAACAGCGATGACAAATACGATTTTTGGCTTCTTATTATCAGTCGGATTATTAATCAGTTATTTGTTTTAA
- a CDS encoding DUF6262 family protein: protein MNKVIQLMIKEGQKINFNSVSEKALVSKAYLYREPLIRKTIEELLQQQEGIHDFKKTSDASKDVIIKTLKNKINLSKHRNKLLESENAHLKTQLKKIRKSIWKFINRKKHRIIFKITYLTVLGSLHTFMLRKRI, encoded by the coding sequence GTGAATAAAGTAATACAGTTAATGATTAAAGAAGGACAAAAAATCAATTTTAATTCAGTTTCAGAAAAAGCACTTGTTTCTAAAGCATATTTATATAGAGAACCCTTAATCAGAAAAACGATTGAAGAGTTACTTCAACAACAAGAAGGAATACATGATTTTAAAAAGACATCCGATGCCTCAAAAGATGTAATCATAAAAACTTTAAAAAATAAAATCAACCTTTCAAAACATAGGAACAAATTATTAGAAAGTGAAAATGCGCATCTAAAAACACAACTAAAAAAAATTAGGAAAAGTATATGGAAATTTATAAATAGGAAGAAACATCGTATCATTTTTAAAATAACATACTTAACAGTACTAGGGTCTTTGCACACTTTTATGTTAAGAAAAAGAATTTAA